The following are from one region of the Mesorhizobium shangrilense genome:
- a CDS encoding ABC transporter permease, producing MELAGSGKSDGGRIGLKLSQELVVVAISVILFVVFSATLNNFLSRGNIIAILKNVSILGTLAVGMGFIVVGRGIDLTMVAVMVVGVAFSIWISTWGVDFTLAVICGAILAASIGLFTGIMVAVAEIPPIFATLAIASSVYGSGRIVFASDVLYAPPNIAWLKFVGSGTILGIPMSVVIFAAVAALMGFFLRKTRFGRLVYATGDNPNAARTTGLPTRPIIVTQYVISALIAFTAGIIMTGLVTGIDTRLYNSSLIYDVLLVVVLGGIGLSGGQGGVRNIIVGTILVGILTNGMTILNFSYTSQNLIKSVILLCALAIDAIINPRDEQTSQSGDI from the coding sequence ATGGAATTGGCTGGTTCGGGCAAATCCGACGGCGGGCGCATCGGCTTGAAATTGTCCCAAGAGCTCGTCGTCGTTGCGATCTCGGTCATTCTCTTCGTTGTTTTCTCGGCGACGCTCAACAATTTCCTGAGCAGGGGAAACATCATCGCCATCCTCAAGAACGTCTCCATCCTCGGCACGCTGGCGGTCGGCATGGGCTTTATCGTCGTTGGCCGCGGCATCGACCTGACCATGGTGGCCGTGATGGTGGTCGGCGTCGCCTTCAGCATCTGGATTTCCACCTGGGGCGTCGACTTCACGCTGGCCGTGATCTGCGGCGCCATCCTAGCCGCGAGCATCGGCCTGTTCACCGGCATCATGGTGGCGGTGGCCGAAATTCCGCCGATCTTCGCCACGCTTGCCATCGCCTCATCGGTCTACGGCTCGGGCCGCATCGTCTTTGCCTCCGACGTGCTTTATGCCCCACCCAACATCGCCTGGCTGAAATTCGTCGGCAGCGGCACCATCCTCGGCATCCCGATGTCCGTGGTCATCTTCGCGGCGGTGGCGGCGCTGATGGGCTTCTTCCTGAGGAAGACGCGCTTTGGCCGGCTGGTCTACGCGACGGGTGACAATCCGAACGCCGCCCGCACCACGGGCCTGCCGACGCGCCCGATCATCGTGACGCAATATGTCATCAGCGCGCTCATCGCGTTTACCGCCGGCATCATCATGACTGGGCTTGTCACCGGCATCGACACGCGCCTCTACAACTCCAGCCTGATCTACGACGTGCTGCTGGTCGTGGTTCTCGGCGGCATCGGCCTCTCCGGCGGCCAGGGCGGCGTGCGCAACATCATCGTCGGCACCATCCTGGTCGGCATTCTGACCAACGGCATGACGATCCTGAACTTCAGCTACACCAGCCAGAACCTGATCAAGAGCGTGATCTTGCTCTGCGCCCTGGCGATCGACGCCATCATCAATCCGCGCGACGAGCAGACCTCGCAGAGCGGCGACATCTGA
- a CDS encoding sugar ABC transporter substrate-binding protein has translation MKLLKNCLFAGLTALALLGAAKVTTAQETDQVGRAPYLESLKGKKVIFVPISQGMDLNQSWVVVWQRHAARYGFSLEVRDPNGDTNAGIRAMQGAIAEKPDLIIVQNPDVQTYARLLKQAQSAGIKVLQVNMQSATQTDSYVGNDWIEMGRLEMGELAKHCTGPNAVSHKVVWLAGVQTGAANIYMRTGIDEVLKANPELQLVSDQPADYMSEKARQITETVLQQHPDLCGIMGIWDNAEVGAGAAVAAAGKQDQVTIVTNGAGSATGCESIKNGLLDVIFNFNAPIQAEIAAQQISELLQHPERQAGSEKTIFFGPITRVDKTNAVGRNCWKLDDLK, from the coding sequence ATGAAGTTACTCAAGAACTGCCTGTTCGCGGGCCTGACGGCGCTCGCGCTGCTGGGCGCCGCGAAAGTCACCACCGCGCAGGAGACCGACCAGGTCGGGCGGGCGCCCTATCTCGAGTCGCTCAAGGGCAAGAAGGTGATCTTCGTGCCGATCTCGCAGGGCATGGACCTCAACCAGTCCTGGGTGGTGGTGTGGCAGCGTCACGCCGCCCGTTACGGCTTCAGCCTCGAGGTGCGCGATCCCAACGGCGACACCAATGCCGGCATTCGCGCCATGCAGGGCGCTATCGCGGAGAAGCCCGACCTGATCATCGTGCAGAACCCGGACGTGCAGACATATGCGCGATTGCTAAAGCAAGCGCAGAGCGCCGGCATCAAGGTGCTGCAGGTCAACATGCAGTCGGCGACCCAGACGGATAGCTATGTCGGCAATGACTGGATCGAGATGGGTCGTCTCGAAATGGGCGAACTGGCCAAGCACTGCACCGGGCCGAATGCCGTTTCGCACAAGGTGGTCTGGCTTGCCGGCGTCCAGACGGGCGCGGCCAACATCTATATGCGCACCGGCATCGATGAGGTCCTGAAGGCCAATCCTGAGCTGCAACTCGTCTCCGACCAGCCGGCCGACTACATGAGCGAAAAGGCCCGCCAGATCACCGAGACAGTGCTCCAGCAACATCCGGATCTGTGCGGCATCATGGGCATCTGGGACAACGCCGAAGTCGGCGCGGGTGCGGCCGTGGCGGCGGCGGGCAAGCAAGATCAGGTAACCATCGTTACCAACGGCGCCGGTAGCGCCACGGGCTGCGAGAGCATCAAGAACGGGCTGCTCGATGTGATCTTCAACTTCAACGCCCCCATCCAGGCCGAGATCGCCGCGCAGCAGATTTCCGAGTTGCTACAGCATCCCGAACGGCAGGCGGGCAGCGAGAAGACCATCTTCTTCGGTCCGATCACCCGCGTCGACAAGACCAATGCGGTCGGCAGGAACTGCTGGAAGCTGGACGACCTCAAGTAA
- a CDS encoding ABC transporter permease: MSMAESLVRWRYRLLPDHVVGEILTKKWIDSVIPFAALVILCAIFGSIVPGFFSVTTLTNLSGQTAELGLVVLGMTIVMVSGGIDLSVGSTFALAVLVTLYGMNVGQWSFGTGLLACLGLGVVCGGINGFLVGFLRMRAFLTTLVTLIIYRSTFDVIFPQVSTPIVTSSPNSPAYDFLGFGTVWGVPTSFVVFAAVALVIHLVLSRARYGWRLFAVGGARRSAYNAGINVRFTLFSAYVLCSVLVALSGFFFSARIGSAASDIGTGLELQVLTATVLGGISLGGGRGSVAKALMGTIFVLVLSNSLLALAVPGPVNYLILGLVLLLSVLLDVRWVKNRHKILHSVYISPTFAKMCEPISTAPGTPIAVNDRLKDVGVIGFGVLDGAEDVIFDRQDRLYTGTRQGDILRFMPPHYTQSEVFAHIGGSPLGMAFDRDDNLVICVAGMGLYRVAPNGDVKLLTAETNRSLTSVVDDSTMKLADDCDILPDGRIVFSEATVRFEMHDWYADALESRGNGRIIVHDPRSGSTRTLLSNLVFPNGICTAFDGQSVLFAESWACRISRYYFGGPKKGRVERVIEGLPGYPDNINRASDGTYWLALMGMRTPALDLSLEMPGFRRRMARRVSEDAWLMPNLNTGCVLRFDENGQILESLWDRAGEKHPMITSMREHKGVLYLCGIFNNRMGTLPLKGVDPNWFSSDSYWGKRA; encoded by the coding sequence ATGAGCATGGCTGAAAGCCTTGTGCGCTGGCGTTACCGCCTGCTCCCCGACCATGTCGTCGGGGAGATCCTGACCAAGAAATGGATCGACAGCGTCATCCCGTTCGCGGCGCTGGTGATTCTGTGCGCGATCTTCGGCTCGATCGTGCCGGGCTTCTTCAGCGTGACGACGCTGACCAATCTCAGCGGCCAGACCGCCGAGCTCGGCCTGGTCGTGCTCGGCATGACCATCGTCATGGTCTCCGGTGGCATCGACCTGTCCGTCGGCTCGACCTTCGCGCTGGCGGTGCTGGTGACGCTCTATGGCATGAATGTCGGGCAGTGGAGTTTCGGCACCGGCCTGCTGGCGTGCCTTGGGCTCGGCGTTGTCTGCGGCGGCATCAACGGCTTCCTGGTCGGCTTCCTGCGCATGCGGGCATTCCTGACCACGCTCGTCACCCTGATCATCTACCGTTCGACCTTCGACGTCATCTTCCCGCAGGTCTCGACGCCGATCGTCACCAGCAGCCCCAATTCGCCGGCCTATGATTTTCTCGGCTTCGGCACGGTCTGGGGCGTACCGACTTCCTTCGTCGTCTTCGCCGCGGTCGCGCTGGTAATCCATCTCGTCCTGTCGCGCGCTCGCTATGGCTGGCGGCTGTTCGCGGTCGGTGGCGCGCGCCGCTCCGCGTACAATGCCGGCATCAACGTGCGTTTCACCCTGTTCAGCGCCTACGTGCTTTGCTCGGTGCTGGTCGCGCTCTCCGGCTTCTTCTTCTCGGCCCGTATCGGCAGCGCGGCTTCAGATATAGGCACCGGACTCGAACTGCAGGTCCTGACCGCGACCGTGCTCGGCGGCATCTCGCTTGGCGGCGGTCGCGGCTCGGTGGCCAAGGCGCTGATGGGCACGATCTTCGTGCTCGTCCTGTCGAACAGCCTGCTCGCCCTGGCTGTGCCTGGTCCGGTCAACTATCTGATCCTCGGCCTCGTCCTGCTTTTATCGGTCCTCCTCGACGTGCGCTGGGTGAAGAACCGCCACAAGATCCTGCACAGCGTCTATATCTCACCGACCTTCGCCAAGATGTGTGAGCCGATCTCGACCGCGCCGGGCACGCCGATCGCCGTGAACGACCGGCTGAAGGATGTCGGCGTCATCGGCTTTGGCGTCCTCGACGGTGCGGAGGATGTCATCTTCGACCGTCAGGACCGCCTCTACACCGGCACCCGACAGGGCGACATACTGCGCTTCATGCCGCCGCATTATACGCAGAGTGAAGTGTTCGCCCATATTGGCGGCTCGCCGCTCGGCATGGCCTTTGACCGCGACGATAATCTGGTCATCTGCGTCGCCGGCATGGGCCTCTACCGGGTGGCGCCGAACGGCGACGTGAAGCTCCTCACCGCCGAGACCAATCGGTCACTGACCTCGGTCGTCGACGACTCGACCATGAAGCTCGCCGACGACTGCGACATCCTTCCAGACGGGCGCATCGTCTTTTCCGAAGCGACCGTGCGTTTCGAGATGCATGACTGGTACGCCGATGCCCTGGAAAGCCGCGGCAATGGGCGCATCATCGTCCATGATCCCAGATCCGGTTCGACCCGCACGCTTCTGTCGAACCTCGTCTTCCCCAATGGCATCTGCACGGCATTTGACGGCCAGTCCGTGCTGTTCGCCGAAAGCTGGGCCTGCCGCATCAGCCGGTATTATTTCGGCGGCCCGAAGAAGGGGAGGGTTGAGCGGGTCATCGAGGGATTGCCCGGCTATCCCGACAACATCAACCGCGCCTCGGACGGAACCTACTGGCTCGCCCTGATGGGCATGCGCACGCCGGCGCTCGACCTGTCGCTGGAAATGCCGGGCTTCCGCCGCCGCATGGCGCGACGCGTCTCGGAAGATGCCTGGCTGATGCCCAACCTCAACACCGGCTGCGTGCTGCGCTTCGACGAGAACGGCCAGATCCTCGAAAGCTTGTGGGACCGCGCCGGCGAGAAGCATCCGATGATCACGTCGATGCGCGAGCACAAGGGCGTGCTCTATCTCTGCGGCATCTTCAACAACCGGATGGGAACCCTGCCCCTGAAGGGCGTCGATCCCAACTGGTTCAGCTCGGACTCTTACTGGGGCAAACGGGCATGA
- a CDS encoding strictosidine synthase, whose amino-acid sequence MSAVSQLFDRFLGRGDWAVTVPTLDGPLLPNQGLEDAETFANLADADNLVRTEKGILASSAASLMRFGADGHAEVLQEFPGEITALAHARGMTALAIEGKGVVIRGGLHDGRGPTGDEARRLSCITALTFLDSNTLLVANGSASVSAGGWRRDLMEKNASGSVWRLDLKSRRLDLIRDGLAWPAGIATTGSNRIYVSEAWRHRVLAMDLGTRATAAVLEHLPAYPARIAPAFNAGYWLTFYSVRNQLVEFILREEAYRKRMLTEVPEPFWMAPSLSSWRDYREPMQGSQLKQMNVLKPYAVTRSYGLVVHCDQNMKPLSSFHSRADGTVHGTVSACEAGDDLLVASRGGSRIVRLAKVASGQQG is encoded by the coding sequence ATGAGCGCTGTGAGCCAGCTTTTCGACCGCTTTCTCGGCCGTGGCGATTGGGCTGTGACCGTGCCGACGCTCGACGGCCCCTTGTTGCCCAACCAGGGCCTCGAGGACGCCGAGACCTTCGCCAACCTCGCGGACGCCGACAATCTCGTGCGGACGGAGAAGGGCATACTGGCGAGCAGCGCGGCCTCGCTGATGCGTTTCGGTGCCGACGGCCATGCCGAGGTGCTTCAGGAGTTTCCCGGCGAGATCACAGCACTTGCCCACGCCCGTGGCATGACCGCCTTGGCGATCGAGGGCAAAGGGGTCGTTATCCGCGGCGGCCTTCATGACGGGCGCGGGCCGACGGGCGACGAGGCCCGCCGGCTCTCGTGCATCACCGCCCTCACATTCCTCGACAGCAACACCTTGCTGGTGGCCAATGGCTCGGCCTCGGTGTCCGCAGGCGGCTGGCGCCGCGACCTGATGGAGAAGAACGCTTCCGGTTCGGTCTGGCGCCTCGATTTGAAAAGCCGCCGGCTGGACCTGATCCGCGATGGCCTGGCCTGGCCGGCCGGCATCGCCACCACCGGCTCCAACCGCATCTACGTTTCGGAAGCCTGGCGCCACCGCGTGCTGGCGATGGACCTTGGTACAAGGGCGACGGCAGCGGTGCTGGAACATCTGCCGGCCTACCCCGCCCGCATAGCCCCCGCCTTCAATGCCGGGTATTGGCTGACCTTCTATTCCGTCCGCAACCAGCTTGTGGAATTCATCCTGCGCGAGGAAGCCTATCGCAAGCGCATGCTGACGGAGGTTCCCGAACCATTCTGGATGGCGCCGTCGCTGAGCTCATGGCGCGATTACCGGGAGCCGATGCAAGGCAGCCAGCTGAAGCAGATGAATGTGCTGAAGCCCTATGCGGTCACCAGGTCATACGGGCTGGTGGTGCATTGCGACCAGAACATGAAGCCGCTGTCGAGTTTCCATTCGCGCGCCGACGGCACGGTGCACGGCACGGTCAGTGCCTGCGAGGCAGGCGACGATCTGCTTGTCGCCTCTCGCGGTGGTTCGAGGATCGTGCGGCTGGCCAAGGTGGCCAGCGGCCAGCAGGGGTAG
- a CDS encoding sugar ABC transporter ATP-binding protein, giving the protein MSHTNIIELKAATKAFSRIPAFKNVNFDLRKGEIHALLGENGAGKSTLTKVMAGIFKLTEGKLFFDGKEVSFATPAEARRAGIAMVFQETNLVPAMTVAQNLYLGEEKMFNRLRGLYIQARQFLAGMGFQVDPTAQVSTLGAAHKQMVEIARAVHHKARVIIFDEPTATLTPEEKRHFFNLLQRLVKEGIAIIFITHALEEALAVADRITVMRDGEIVASGDAKGFTRTTIVQAMVGRTLTETLHGEVKRTARPYGDKVLSVENLSCAGLVRNSSFSAFSGQVTGMFGLVGAGRTEMAKVVAGLLKRNIFHGGEIRLLGKSVRYRVPRPAVRDGIVYVTEDRKVDGFFETMTAGENLQMGELTEGANPVSMVSLARARQLAQEWGERLMLKQISDGARVIELSGGNQQKVVIAKSLIQKPRLVIFDEPTRGVDVGAIVEIHQLISDLADQGMAVVVISSYLPEILAVSDRILVVKRGRVVEEMMLSEATEERIMFAAVH; this is encoded by the coding sequence ATGTCGCACACCAATATCATCGAGCTCAAGGCTGCGACCAAGGCCTTCTCGCGCATCCCGGCGTTCAAGAACGTCAATTTCGACCTGCGCAAGGGTGAGATCCATGCGCTGCTCGGCGAAAACGGCGCCGGCAAGTCGACCCTGACCAAGGTCATGGCGGGGATCTTCAAGCTGACCGAGGGCAAGCTGTTCTTCGACGGCAAGGAAGTGTCCTTCGCCACGCCAGCCGAGGCGCGCCGCGCCGGCATTGCAATGGTGTTTCAGGAAACCAACCTCGTGCCGGCCATGACCGTGGCGCAAAACCTCTATCTCGGCGAGGAGAAGATGTTCAACCGGTTGCGCGGCCTCTACATCCAGGCGCGGCAATTCCTGGCTGGCATGGGTTTCCAGGTCGACCCGACAGCGCAGGTCAGCACGCTGGGCGCGGCGCACAAGCAGATGGTGGAAATCGCGCGCGCAGTCCATCACAAGGCCCGCGTCATCATCTTCGACGAGCCGACCGCCACATTGACCCCGGAAGAGAAGCGCCACTTCTTCAACCTGCTCCAGCGACTGGTCAAGGAAGGCATCGCCATCATCTTCATCACCCACGCGCTGGAAGAGGCGCTCGCCGTCGCCGACCGCATCACCGTCATGCGGGACGGCGAGATCGTGGCTTCCGGCGATGCCAAGGGCTTCACCCGCACGACGATCGTGCAGGCGATGGTCGGCCGCACGCTGACCGAAACGCTGCACGGCGAGGTCAAGCGCACGGCGCGGCCCTATGGCGACAAGGTGCTTTCGGTCGAGAACCTTTCCTGCGCCGGCCTCGTGCGCAACTCGTCCTTCTCGGCCTTCTCGGGCCAGGTCACCGGCATGTTCGGCCTCGTCGGCGCCGGGCGAACCGAAATGGCCAAGGTCGTGGCCGGCCTTCTGAAGCGAAACATCTTCCATGGCGGCGAAATCCGCTTGCTCGGCAAATCCGTGCGCTACCGTGTGCCGAGGCCGGCGGTGCGCGATGGCATCGTCTATGTCACCGAGGACCGCAAGGTCGACGGTTTCTTCGAAACCATGACAGCGGGCGAGAACCTGCAGATGGGCGAACTGACCGAGGGAGCCAACCCGGTTTCCATGGTGTCCCTGGCACGCGCCAGGCAACTTGCCCAGGAATGGGGCGAACGCCTCATGCTGAAGCAGATCAGCGATGGCGCCAGGGTGATCGAACTCTCCGGCGGCAATCAGCAAAAGGTCGTGATCGCCAAGTCGCTGATCCAGAAGCCGAGGCTGGTGATCTTCGACGAGCCGACGCGCGGCGTCGACGTCGGCGCCATCGTCGAGATCCATCAGCTCATCAGCGATCTCGCCGACCAAGGCATGGCCGTCGTCGTCATCTCTTCCTATCTGCCTGAAATCCTTGCTGTTTCTGACCGCATCCTGGTGGTCAAGCGCGGACGCGTGGTTGAGGAGATGATGCTGTCCGAGGCTACCGAGGAACGCATCATGTTCGCTGCGGTCCACTGA
- a CDS encoding LysR family transcriptional regulator: MSSINLKLLQTFLLAAENGSFRRAAEESNRSPSAVSMQIRDLEEQIGISLFIRTAQRASLTPEGQVLFEEIANAMSQVQTSLDRLTEIAARRKGKVQIACAPTLAASRLGDILATFKLRYPRSIVEVIEIPPQAALGLLQQQEVEFYIGPELPNLTDFQFESILDDPLMACIPAEMYGGEKKLLLSDLLRYPLILLNRKTAVRGLVNRLTAAEAIELKPQYEVESAQTAVALASSGLGVCVVPGIAITSRNDERMRIVPIDHRDAHRSVGIITARGYVHHSFSEQLMNLIRTNLRELAS; the protein is encoded by the coding sequence ATGTCCAGCATCAACCTCAAACTTCTGCAGACGTTCCTGCTTGCCGCCGAAAACGGCAGCTTCCGTCGCGCTGCCGAAGAGAGCAACCGCTCGCCATCGGCCGTTTCGATGCAGATTCGCGATCTCGAGGAGCAGATCGGCATCAGCCTGTTCATCCGCACCGCCCAGCGCGCCAGCCTGACACCCGAAGGCCAGGTCCTGTTCGAAGAGATCGCCAACGCGATGTCGCAGGTGCAGACCAGCCTCGACCGGCTGACCGAGATCGCGGCAAGGCGCAAGGGCAAGGTCCAGATCGCCTGCGCGCCCACGCTGGCGGCCAGCCGCCTGGGCGACATCCTGGCTACTTTCAAGCTGCGTTACCCGCGCAGCATCGTCGAGGTCATCGAGATCCCGCCACAGGCGGCCCTTGGCCTGCTGCAGCAGCAGGAGGTCGAATTCTACATCGGCCCAGAACTGCCGAACCTGACAGACTTCCAGTTCGAATCGATCCTCGACGATCCCCTGATGGCCTGCATTCCCGCGGAAATGTACGGCGGCGAAAAGAAGCTCCTGCTCTCCGACCTCTTGCGCTATCCGCTGATCCTGCTCAACCGCAAGACCGCCGTGCGCGGCCTTGTCAACCGGTTGACCGCGGCGGAAGCCATTGAACTCAAGCCGCAATATGAGGTCGAGAGCGCGCAGACCGCGGTGGCGCTCGCGTCCTCCGGACTGGGCGTCTGCGTGGTCCCCGGCATCGCCATCACCTCGCGCAACGACGAGCGCATGCGCATCGTGCCGATCGACCACCGCGACGCCCACCGCTCCGTCGGCATCATCACGGCGCGAGGCTACGTGCACCACAGCTTTTCCGAACAGCTGATGAACCTGATCCGCACCAATCTGCGCGAGCTGGCAAGCTGA
- a CDS encoding aldehyde dehydrogenase family protein, with translation MTLNFDPRAKATTLYHGEFQPMFIGGKWVAAQSGQEMRALNPATGDVLATVPRGSAADIDAAVAAARAAFEGPWSKFSPYERQCVLLRIADLFETHWEELSVSDTLDMGLPITRTLANRRRVIGMLRFYAGMATALHGEAIDNSIPGEIVTFTRREPVGVVGAIIPWNAPTAASIWKIAPALATGCTIVLKPSEDASLTPLLIARLMQEAGVPDGVVNIVTGTGAEAGARLAEHPDVNKIVFTGSTLTGQAIARAGVTNLKRVSLELGGKSPVIVCRDADIDKAVPIAAMAVFVHSGQICIAGSRLFVAREIHDEFVRRLADFAGKLRVGHGIEAETEIGPLINARQADKVAGYIRAGSDEGAQLVAGGSRLKGDLYDGGNFIAPTVFGAVSDQMTIAREEIFGPVISAMPFDTLDEAVARANATPYGLAAGIFTTHLGTAHKLARRIKAGSVWVNMYHAIDPAVPFGGMKMSGYGREGGTEHLHEYLETKSIWIQTD, from the coding sequence ATGACGCTGAATTTCGACCCGAGGGCGAAGGCCACGACGCTCTACCATGGCGAATTCCAGCCGATGTTCATTGGCGGCAAGTGGGTCGCGGCGCAATCCGGCCAGGAGATGCGGGCGCTGAACCCGGCGACGGGCGACGTGCTGGCGACGGTGCCGCGCGGTTCTGCCGCTGACATCGATGCGGCGGTGGCCGCCGCGCGTGCCGCCTTCGAAGGTCCGTGGTCCAAGTTTTCTCCCTACGAGCGGCAATGCGTGCTTTTGCGTATTGCCGACCTGTTCGAGACGCATTGGGAAGAACTCAGCGTCTCCGACACGCTCGACATGGGCCTGCCGATCACCCGCACGCTCGCCAACCGGCGCCGCGTCATCGGCATGCTGCGCTTCTACGCCGGCATGGCGACGGCGCTGCATGGCGAGGCCATCGACAATTCGATCCCGGGCGAGATCGTCACCTTCACCCGGCGCGAGCCGGTGGGCGTCGTCGGCGCGATCATCCCGTGGAATGCGCCGACCGCCGCGTCGATCTGGAAGATCGCGCCGGCGCTCGCCACCGGCTGCACCATCGTGCTGAAACCCTCGGAGGACGCCTCGCTGACGCCGCTGCTGATCGCGCGGCTGATGCAGGAAGCGGGCGTGCCCGACGGCGTCGTCAATATCGTCACCGGCACCGGAGCCGAAGCCGGCGCGCGGCTCGCCGAACATCCCGACGTGAACAAGATCGTCTTCACCGGCTCGACGCTGACCGGCCAGGCGATCGCACGGGCGGGGGTGACCAACCTCAAGCGCGTTTCGCTCGAACTCGGCGGCAAGTCGCCGGTCATCGTCTGCCGCGACGCCGACATCGACAAGGCTGTTCCGATCGCGGCCATGGCGGTGTTCGTGCATTCGGGCCAGATCTGCATTGCCGGCTCACGGCTGTTCGTGGCGCGCGAGATCCATGACGAATTCGTGCGCAGGCTCGCCGATTTTGCCGGCAAACTGCGCGTCGGCCACGGCATCGAGGCGGAAACGGAAATCGGGCCGCTCATCAATGCCAGGCAGGCCGACAAGGTAGCCGGCTATATCAGGGCCGGCAGCGATGAGGGCGCGCAACTGGTCGCCGGCGGATCGCGGCTGAAGGGCGACCTCTATGATGGAGGGAACTTCATCGCACCCACCGTCTTCGGCGCGGTGTCGGATCAGATGACCATCGCGCGGGAAGAAATCTTTGGCCCGGTCATTTCCGCGATGCCCTTCGACACGCTCGATGAAGCGGTCGCACGCGCCAATGCGACGCCCTATGGCCTTGCTGCCGGCATCTTCACCACGCATCTCGGCACGGCGCACAAGCTCGCCCGCCGCATCAAGGCCGGTTCGGTGTGGGTCAACATGTATCATGCCATCGACCCGGCCGTGCCGTTCGGCGGCATGAAGATGTCCGGCTACGGCCGCGAGGGCGGCACCGAGCATCTGCATGAATATCTGGAGACCAAGTCGATCTGGATCCAGACCGACTGA
- a CDS encoding glucose 1-dehydrogenase has protein sequence MRLAGKVAIVTGGGSGFGEGIVRKFVAEGALVVLMDRDEEAASRVAREAGGNVRPITGDVSRLDSFEAAAEMARSAFGGLDILVNNAGIGQPPLPLETMDEDLFDRIANVNMRSIYNGARAVVPHFKSIKSGAILNVASTGGVSPRPNLTWYNASKGWAIAATRAMAVELAPFGIRVNAINPVAGDTPLLSTFIGSGEENRARVVATIPIGRLSTPSDMGNAAAFLCSDEASMITGVDLNVDGGKCI, from the coding sequence ATGAGACTTGCTGGCAAGGTCGCCATCGTTACCGGTGGCGGTTCGGGATTTGGCGAAGGCATCGTCAGGAAATTCGTCGCCGAGGGCGCATTGGTCGTGCTTATGGACCGCGACGAAGAGGCGGCTTCCCGCGTCGCTCGCGAGGCCGGCGGGAATGTACGGCCGATCACCGGCGACGTCTCGAGACTGGACAGCTTCGAAGCCGCCGCCGAAATGGCCCGGTCAGCCTTTGGCGGCCTCGATATACTGGTCAACAATGCCGGCATCGGCCAGCCTCCGCTGCCGCTGGAGACGATGGACGAAGACCTGTTCGACCGGATCGCCAACGTCAACATGCGCTCGATCTACAACGGCGCGCGCGCTGTCGTTCCGCATTTCAAATCCATCAAATCGGGCGCGATCCTCAATGTCGCCTCCACCGGCGGCGTCTCGCCGCGCCCCAACCTCACCTGGTACAACGCCTCCAAGGGCTGGGCGATCGCCGCCACCCGCGCCATGGCGGTGGAACTCGCGCCCTTCGGCATCCGCGTCAACGCGATCAACCCGGTCGCCGGCGACACGCCGCTTCTGTCCACCTTCATCGGCTCCGGCGAGGAGAACCGCGCCCGCGTCGTCGCCACCATTCCCATCGGCAGGCTGTCCACACCTTCGGACATGGGCAATGCCGCCGCCTTCCTGTGCTCCGACGAAGCCAGCATGATCACCGGCGTCGACCTCAACGTCGATGGCGGCAAGTGCATCTGA